One Cervus canadensis isolate Bull #8, Minnesota chromosome 1, ASM1932006v1, whole genome shotgun sequence genomic window carries:
- the LOC122439786 gene encoding angiotensin-converting enzyme isoform X1, with protein MGAASGRRWPPLLLPLLLLLPPPPVVLALDPELQPGNFTADEAGAQIFAASFNSSAEQVLFQSTAASWAHDTNITEENARRQEEAALLSQEFSEAWGQKAKDLFDPIWQNFTDPTLLRIIGAVRTLGPANLDLEKRQKYNALLSNMSRIYSTAKVCFPNKTAPCWSLDPELTNALASSRSYALLLYAWEGWHNAAGIPLKPLYQDFTALSNEAYKQDGFSDTGAYWRSWYDSPTFTEDLEHLYQQLEPLYLNLHAYVRRALHRQYGDRYINLRGPIPAHLLGNMWAQSWENIYDMVVPFPNKPNLDVTSTMVQKGWNATHMFRVAEEFFTSLGLLPMPPEFWAESMLEKPSDGREVVCHASAWDFYNRKDFRIKQCTRVTMDQLSTVHHEMGHVQYYLQYKDQHVSLRRGANPGFHEAIGDVLALSVSTPAHLHKIGLLDQVTNDTESDINYLLKMALEKIAFLPFGYLVDQWRWGVFSGRTPPSLYNYDWWYLRTKYQGICPPVVRNETHFDAGAKFHVPNVTPYIRYFVSFVLQFQFHEALCKEAGHQGPLHQCDIYQSTQAGAKLRALLQAGSSRPWQEVLKDMVGSDNLDARPLLSYFQPVTQWLEEQNQQNGEVLGWPEYQWRPPMPDNYPEGIDLVSDETEARKFVEEYDRRSQVVWNEYAEANWNYSTNISADNSKLLMEKNLQMANHTVKYGTWARKFDVTNFQNATMKRIIKKIQDLERAALPVKELEEYNQILLDMETAYSVASVCHKNGTCLRLEPDLTKLMATSRNYQDLAWAWKSWRDNVGRSILPFFPKYVELTNKAARLNGYQDGGDSWRSMYEMPFLEEELEQLFQELQPLYLNLHAYVRRALHHHYGPEVINLEGPIPAHLLGNMWAQSWSNIYDLVAPFPSAPKMDATEAMIKQGWTPLRMFKEADNFFTSLGLLPMPPEFWNKSMLEKPTDGREVVCHASAWDFFNGKDFRIKQCTSVNMEDLVVAHHEMGHIQYFMQYKDLPVTFREGANPGFHEAIGDVLALSVSTPTHLHKINLLSSGDGGYEEDINFLMKMALDKIAFIPFSFLVDQWRWRVFDGSVTKENYNQEWWSLRLKYQGVCPPLARSQDDFDPGAKFHIPASVPYVRYFVSFIIQFQFHQALCQAAGHQGPLHKCDIYQSKEAGKLLADAMKLGFSQPWPEAMRLITGQSNMSAAAMMTYFKPLLDWLVTENGRHGEKLGWPQYNWTPNSARLEGSFAGPSRVNFLGLNLEEQQARVGQWVLLFLGVALLVATLGLTQRLFSIRHHSFRRPHHGPQFGSEVELRHS; from the exons ATGGGGGCCGCGTCGGGTCGCCGGTggccgccgctgctgctgccgttgctgctgctgctgccgccgccgcccgtGGTCCTGGCGCTGGACCCCGAGTTGCAGCCGGGGAACTTTACCGCCGACGAGGCCGGGGCGCAGATCTTCGCAGCCAGCTTCAACTCGAGCGCCGAGCAGGTGCTGTTCCAGAGCACGGCCGCCAGCTGGGCGCACGACACCAACATCACCGAGGAGAACGCGCGGCGCCAG GAGGAAGCAGCCTTGCTCAGCCAGGAGTTTTCAGAGGCCTGGGGCCAGAAGGCCAAGGATCTGTTCGACCCGATCTGGCAGAACTTTACCGACCCCACACTGCTGCGCATCATCGGGGCCGTGCGCACCCTGGGCCCCGCCAACCTGGACCTAGAGAAGCGGCAGAAG TACAACGCTCTGCTAAGCAACATGAGCAGGATTTACTCCACAGCCAAGGTCTGCTTCCCCAATAAGACTGCCCCCTGCTGGTCCCTGGACCCAG AGCTCACCAACGCCTTGGCTTCCTCACGAAGCTATGCCCTGCTGCTGTATGCCTGGGAAGGCTGGCACAACGCCGCGGGCATCCCACTGAAGCCCCTATACCAGGACTTCACTGCCCTCAGCAACGAGGCCTACAAGCAGGATG GCTTCTCGGACACAGGGGCCTACTGGCGCTCCTGGTATGACTCTCCCACCTTCACGGAGGATCTGGAGCACCTCTACCAGCAGCTGGAGCCCCTCTACCTGAACCTCCATGCCTACGTCCGGCGCGCGCTGCACCGCCAATATGGGGACAGATACATCAACCTCAGGGGACCCATCCCCGCTCACCTGCTGG GGAACATGTGGGCCCAGAGCTGGGAGAACATCTACGACATGGTGGTGCCCTTCCCCAACAAGCCCAATCTTGATGTCACCAGCACCATGGTGCAGAAG ggctGGAACGCCACACACATGTTCCGGGTGGCAGAGGAGTTCTTCACCTCCCTGGGGCTCTTGCCCATGCCACCCGAGTTCTGGGCAGAATCCATGCTGGAGAAGCCAAGCGACGGGCGGGAGGTGGTGTGCCACGCGTCCGCCTGGGACTTCTACAACAGGAAGGACTTCAG gaTCAAGCAGTGCACGCGGGTCACTATGGACCAGCTGTCCACGGTGCACCACGAGATGGGCCACGTGCAGTATTACCTACAGTACAAGGACCAGCACGTCTCCCTGCGCCGAGGCGCCAACCCCGGCTTCCACGAGGCCATCGGGGATGTGCTGGCCCTCTCCGTCTCCACTCCTGCCCACCTGCACAAGATCGGCCTGCTGGACCAGGTCACCAACGACACAG AGAGCGACATCAACTACTTGTTAAAGATGGCACTGGAAAAAATTGCCTTCCTGCCCTTTGGCTACTTGGTGGACCAGTGGCGTTGGGGGGTCTTTAGTGGGCGAACCCCCCCTTCCCTCTACAACTATGACTGGTGGTATCTTCG AACCAAGTATCAGGGAATCTGTCCTCCGGTTGTCCGAAACGAAACCCACTTTGACGCTGGAGCCAAGTTTCACGTCCCAAATGTGACCCCATATATCAG GTACTTCGTGAGCTTTGTCCTGCAGTTCCAGTTCCACGAAGCGCTGTGCAAGGAAGCGGGCCACCAAGGCCCCCTGCACCAGTGTGACATCTACCAGTCCACCCAGGCGGGGGCCAAGCTCCG GGCGCTGCTGCAGGCAGGCTCCTCACGGCCCTGGCAGGAGGTGCTGAAGGACATGGTCGGCTCAGACAACCTGGACGCTAGGCCGCTGCTCAGCTACTTCCAGCCGGTCACACAGTGGCTCGAGGAGCAGAACCAGCAGAACGGCGAGGTCCTGGGCTGGCCGGAGTATCAGTGGCGCCCGCCGATGCCCGACAATTACCCAGAGGGCATCG ACCTGGTGTCCGACGAGACCGAGGCCCGCAAGTTTGTGGAGGAATATGACCGGAGATCCCAGGTGGTGTGGAACGAGTATGCCGAGGCCAACTGGAACTACAGCACCAACATCAGTGCGGACAACAGCAAGTTGCTG ATGGAGAAGAACTTACAGATGGCAAACCACACCGTCAAGTACGGCACCTGGGCCAGGAAGTTCGACGTGACCAACTTCCAGAACGCCACCATGAAGCGGATAATAAAGAAGATTCAGGATCTAGAGCGGGCGGCACTACCCGTCAAGGAGCTGGAAGAG TACAACCAGATCCTGCTGGACATGGAGACCGCTTACAGCGTGGCCTCCGTGTGCCACAAAAACGGCACCTGCCTGCGACTCGAGCCTG ATCTGACCAAGCTGATGGCCACATCCCGGAATTATCAGGACCTGGCCTGGGCGTGGAAGAGCTGGCGGGACAATGTGGGGCGGTccatccttcccttcttccccaaATACGTGGAGCTCACCAACAAGGCCGCCAGGCTCAATG gcTACCAGGATGGCGGGGACTCCTGGAGGTCCATGTACGAGATGCCCTTCCTAGAGGAGGAGCTGGAGCAGCTGTTCCAGGAGCTGCAGCCGCTCTACCTGAACCTGCACGCCTACGTGCGCCGGGCCCTGCACCACCACTACGGGCCCGAGGTCATCAACCTGGAGGGCCCCATCCCAGCCCACCTGCTCG GGAACATGTGGGCACAGAGCTGGTCCAACATCTATGACTTGGTGGCACCCTTCCCTTCAGCCCCCAAGATGGATGCCACGGAGGCCATGATAAAGCAG GGCTGGACACCCCTAAGGATGTTTAAGGAAGCAGACAATTTCTTCACCTCCCTGGGGCTGCTGCCTATGCCCCCCGAGTTCTGGAACAAGTCGATGCTGGAGAAGCCGACCGATGGGCGGGAAGTGGTGTGCCACGCCTCCGCCTGGGACTTCTTCAACGGCAAGGACTTTAG GATCAAGCAGTGCACCTCGGTGAACATGGAGGACCTGGTGGTGGCCCACCACGAAATGGGCCACATTCAGTACTTCATGCAGTACAAGGACCTGCCCGTGACCTTCCGGGAGGGAGCCAACCCTGGCTTTCACGAGGCCATTGGGGACGTGCTGGCGCTCTCTGTGTCTACCCCCACGCACCTGCACAAGATCAACCTGCTGAGCAGCGGGGACGGTGGCTACG AGGAGGACATCAACTTTCTGATGAAGATGGCACTCGACAAGATCGCCTTCATCCCCTTCAGCTTCCTCGTCGACCAGTGGCGCTGGAGGGTGTTCGACGGAAGTGTCACCAAGGAGAACTACAACCAGGAGTGGTGGAGCCTCAG GCTGAAGTACCAGGGTGTCTGTCCCCCACTGGCCAGATCTCAAGACGACTTTGACCCAGGGGCCAAGTTCCACATTCCTGCAAGTGTGCCTTATGTCAG GTACTTCGTCAGCTTCATCATCCAGTTCCAGTTCCACCAGGCGCTGTGTCAGGCGGCAGGccaccagggccccctgcacAAGTGTGACATCTACCAGTCCAAGGAGGCCGGGAAGCTCCTGGC GGATGCCATGAAGCTGGGCTTCAGTCAGCCGTGGCCCGAAGCCATGCGGCTGATCACGGGCCAGTCCAACATGTCGGCTGCCGCCATGATGACCTACTTCAAGCCGCTGCTGGACTGGCTCGTAACGGAGAATGGGCGGCACGGGGAGAAGCTGGGCTGGCCTCAGTACAACTGGACGCCAAACTCGG CTCGCCTGGAAGGCTCCTTCGCGGGCCCCAGCCGCGTCAACTTCCTGGGCCTGAACCTGGAGGAGCAGCAGGCCCGAGTGGGCCAGTGGGTGCTGCTCTTCCTGGGCGTCGCCCTGCTGGTGGCCACACTGGGCCTCACCCAGCGGCTCTTCAGCATCCGCCACCACAGCTTCCGCCGGCCCCACCACGGGCCCCAGTTCGGCTCCGAGGTGGAGCTGAGACACTCCTGA
- the LOC122439786 gene encoding angiotensin-converting enzyme isoform X2, with translation MRSHCRFRSYWPGAGAAGLCSAAAMGHGWAAPGLPPLLLLLLLCCGRPLLVPGEGTTGQGTTSQGTTSQVTVNQQTTSQATSSSQTTIRHSTTHPSTTSSPKKAQSPNLVSDETEARKFVEEYDRRSQVVWNEYAEANWNYSTNISADNSKLLMEKNLQMANHTVKYGTWARKFDVTNFQNATMKRIIKKIQDLERAALPVKELEEYNQILLDMETAYSVASVCHKNGTCLRLEPDLTKLMATSRNYQDLAWAWKSWRDNVGRSILPFFPKYVELTNKAARLNGYQDGGDSWRSMYEMPFLEEELEQLFQELQPLYLNLHAYVRRALHHHYGPEVINLEGPIPAHLLGNMWAQSWSNIYDLVAPFPSAPKMDATEAMIKQGWTPLRMFKEADNFFTSLGLLPMPPEFWNKSMLEKPTDGREVVCHASAWDFFNGKDFRIKQCTSVNMEDLVVAHHEMGHIQYFMQYKDLPVTFREGANPGFHEAIGDVLALSVSTPTHLHKINLLSSGDGGYEEDINFLMKMALDKIAFIPFSFLVDQWRWRVFDGSVTKENYNQEWWSLRLKYQGVCPPLARSQDDFDPGAKFHIPASVPYVRYFVSFIIQFQFHQALCQAAGHQGPLHKCDIYQSKEAGKLLADAMKLGFSQPWPEAMRLITGQSNMSAAAMMTYFKPLLDWLVTENGRHGEKLGWPQYNWTPNSARLEGSFAGPSRVNFLGLNLEEQQARVGQWVLLFLGVALLVATLGLTQRLFSIRHHSFRRPHHGPQFGSEVELRHS, from the exons ATGAGGTCACACTGCAGGTTCCGCTCTTATtggccgggggcgggggctgcaGGGCTCTGCTCTGCTGCGGCCATGGGCCATGGTTGGGCTGCTCCAGGactgcctcccctcctcctcctcctcctgctctgctgTGGGCGCCCCCTGCTGGTCCCCGGTGAGGGGACCACCGGCCAGGGGACCACCAGCCAGGGGACCACCAGCCAGGTGACAGTCAACCAGCAAACAACCAGCCAGGCAACAAGCAGCAGTCAGACAACCATCCGCCACTCAACCACCCACCCCTCAACAACCAGCAGCCCGAAGAAAGCCCAGAGCCCAA ACCTGGTGTCCGACGAGACCGAGGCCCGCAAGTTTGTGGAGGAATATGACCGGAGATCCCAGGTGGTGTGGAACGAGTATGCCGAGGCCAACTGGAACTACAGCACCAACATCAGTGCGGACAACAGCAAGTTGCTG ATGGAGAAGAACTTACAGATGGCAAACCACACCGTCAAGTACGGCACCTGGGCCAGGAAGTTCGACGTGACCAACTTCCAGAACGCCACCATGAAGCGGATAATAAAGAAGATTCAGGATCTAGAGCGGGCGGCACTACCCGTCAAGGAGCTGGAAGAG TACAACCAGATCCTGCTGGACATGGAGACCGCTTACAGCGTGGCCTCCGTGTGCCACAAAAACGGCACCTGCCTGCGACTCGAGCCTG ATCTGACCAAGCTGATGGCCACATCCCGGAATTATCAGGACCTGGCCTGGGCGTGGAAGAGCTGGCGGGACAATGTGGGGCGGTccatccttcccttcttccccaaATACGTGGAGCTCACCAACAAGGCCGCCAGGCTCAATG gcTACCAGGATGGCGGGGACTCCTGGAGGTCCATGTACGAGATGCCCTTCCTAGAGGAGGAGCTGGAGCAGCTGTTCCAGGAGCTGCAGCCGCTCTACCTGAACCTGCACGCCTACGTGCGCCGGGCCCTGCACCACCACTACGGGCCCGAGGTCATCAACCTGGAGGGCCCCATCCCAGCCCACCTGCTCG GGAACATGTGGGCACAGAGCTGGTCCAACATCTATGACTTGGTGGCACCCTTCCCTTCAGCCCCCAAGATGGATGCCACGGAGGCCATGATAAAGCAG GGCTGGACACCCCTAAGGATGTTTAAGGAAGCAGACAATTTCTTCACCTCCCTGGGGCTGCTGCCTATGCCCCCCGAGTTCTGGAACAAGTCGATGCTGGAGAAGCCGACCGATGGGCGGGAAGTGGTGTGCCACGCCTCCGCCTGGGACTTCTTCAACGGCAAGGACTTTAG GATCAAGCAGTGCACCTCGGTGAACATGGAGGACCTGGTGGTGGCCCACCACGAAATGGGCCACATTCAGTACTTCATGCAGTACAAGGACCTGCCCGTGACCTTCCGGGAGGGAGCCAACCCTGGCTTTCACGAGGCCATTGGGGACGTGCTGGCGCTCTCTGTGTCTACCCCCACGCACCTGCACAAGATCAACCTGCTGAGCAGCGGGGACGGTGGCTACG AGGAGGACATCAACTTTCTGATGAAGATGGCACTCGACAAGATCGCCTTCATCCCCTTCAGCTTCCTCGTCGACCAGTGGCGCTGGAGGGTGTTCGACGGAAGTGTCACCAAGGAGAACTACAACCAGGAGTGGTGGAGCCTCAG GCTGAAGTACCAGGGTGTCTGTCCCCCACTGGCCAGATCTCAAGACGACTTTGACCCAGGGGCCAAGTTCCACATTCCTGCAAGTGTGCCTTATGTCAG GTACTTCGTCAGCTTCATCATCCAGTTCCAGTTCCACCAGGCGCTGTGTCAGGCGGCAGGccaccagggccccctgcacAAGTGTGACATCTACCAGTCCAAGGAGGCCGGGAAGCTCCTGGC GGATGCCATGAAGCTGGGCTTCAGTCAGCCGTGGCCCGAAGCCATGCGGCTGATCACGGGCCAGTCCAACATGTCGGCTGCCGCCATGATGACCTACTTCAAGCCGCTGCTGGACTGGCTCGTAACGGAGAATGGGCGGCACGGGGAGAAGCTGGGCTGGCCTCAGTACAACTGGACGCCAAACTCGG CTCGCCTGGAAGGCTCCTTCGCGGGCCCCAGCCGCGTCAACTTCCTGGGCCTGAACCTGGAGGAGCAGCAGGCCCGAGTGGGCCAGTGGGTGCTGCTCTTCCTGGGCGTCGCCCTGCTGGTGGCCACACTGGGCCTCACCCAGCGGCTCTTCAGCATCCGCCACCACAGCTTCCGCCGGCCCCACCACGGGCCCCAGTTCGGCTCCGAGGTGGAGCTGAGACACTCCTGA